TTCTTGAATTGCTTTGATTTTGCTTGGGTTGGCCTTAATGCCTCATTGTGAGACCATGTATCTCAGGAATTTTCCGTAGTTGAACCCGAAAGCACACTTTGTCGGTTTCAATTTCATCTGATTTTCTTTGAGTACTTGGAACACCTCTTCCAAGTCGGCTATATGATCCTGAACCCGAACACTCTTCACGAGCATATCATCCACGTACACTTCCATGTTACACCCGATCTgcttcttgaacattttgttcACCGTTCTTTGGTACGTGAATCCTACATTCTTCAGGCCGAATGGCATGACCCGATAACAAAAGTTCCCCTGGTTGGATCGGAATGTTGTATACTTCTCATCTTCCCTTTTCATTAGGATCTGATTGTACCCGAAGgatgcatccatgaagctcaaccTTTTCATGTCGCGTTGTGGCATCGATCAAGAGATCTATTCGGGGAagtgggtactcgtcctttgggCAAGCCTTGTTCAGGTCAGTGTAGTCTACTCACATCGTCTATTTTCCATTCGCTTTCAGTACCATAACTACATTAGctaaccaggtcgggaattacTCTTCCCGGATGAAGTCCAATGCCTTCAACTTTTCTACCTCCTCCTTCATTATTGCTTGTTGATCTGGGGcgaagcttcttcttctctgttggGCTGGCTTTCTTGTTGAGTCCAGATGTAGGGCGTGCTCTGCAATGTGCCGTGGGATGCCTGGCATGTCAGCAACCGACCACAAAAACACATCGGTGTGGCTTTTAAGGAAGGACTGGAgttcttttgcttcttcttcctttagtaGGGCTCCAATTTTGACAACCTTGGTCGGGTCATGGTCGCTGATCGGGACTTCGACCAAGTCCTCAACTGGCTCCCCTCATGGTTGCTTATGCTTGTCCCAGTTGTCACTGACTTCGATCGTAAGGCTATCCCCCGACAATTGCCTTTCGTGTGCTTTAAGAACGTGGCATGGCATTCTCTAGCCTTCTTTTGTTCAGTTCGGCTTTCTCCCACATTGTTTTCGGTGATGAATTTCATCTTCAGGTGCTTGGTGGAGACTACCGCTCCTATTTCGTTTAGGCTTGGCCTCTTTAGTATGACGTTGTAGGCCGTCGTGACCCAAACCACCATAAAGTTGACCTTTACAGTCTTTTGGCACTGGGCTGTGCCTACCATCATCAGCAAGTCTACCGACCCTTCTATTGGGGCCAGAGTAACCATATAGCGGCGGAGTCTCTGGCTTCAGTATTCCTAGCTCGAACCTGAACTATAGATATGCATTATAAGATAACAGGTCCACAGAGGCCCCGGTATCCACTATAATGCGATGCACATGCCTATTTTCTATAACTGCCTGAATAACGACTATGTCATCGTGTGGCCAGCTTATTCCTTCTAGGCCTTCTTCTGAAAAAGAGATGGTCGGGGTAGGTTttgctcttttctttgttatctCTGCTAGACCCAGAAACCGTGCCTTCGCCTTGGCCTTCCTGGTGGATtcttgtccgggccctccgATGATCGTGAGGATGGCCAGCGTTGTTGATGTGTTAGCCTCAACTCCTTTCCTATGATCATCCTGTCAAATTTCTTGGTGATCATCGCATCGGTCTCGTTCATTAATCTCACGGGCTTGATCATCCATCCTTGGCTCCAGACTCGTGCCTCTCCGACCATACGAGTCGTCTCTTTGCTCTTCCCCTTTTACGTAACATCGGAGGTGGCCTCTCTAGATCACATATTCTATCTCCCATTTTAGTTGTCGGCAGTCTTCGGTGTCGTGTTTGACGTCTTTATGGAACTTGTAgtatttcttcttatttctatCTTCGGGCTTTGAGAACATTGGTCTTGGCCATTGTAAGAGTCCTTGATCATGGACTTCCATGAGGATGTTAGTTTGGGAGGTGGTTAGTGGGGCGTAATCAGGGCTACAATCTCGGTTCAGGTACTGATCAGATTTTTGCCTATtctcaccctccttttcttccttgtcactcgctctcttcttctctgttcccTTGTCATCAGCCGCCTTCTGGGCCTTCATGATGTCAAACATGTTCGCGTACTGATAGCACCGATCCAATAGCTCAATCATGCTATACATTGGTTCTAGGGCTAGAGACCGGACCAGGTCATGATTTGTGACCCCATTGTGTAAGAAATTAAAGGTCATGCCatcatctaggtcctttatctCCAATGACTCACCATTGAAATGAGTGATGTAGTCCCATATGGACTCATCAGGTCGTTGCTTTACTACCAACAGGTTTGCCGCCgtcttcttttgtttcatgCTGCTTTGAAAATGGCTCACGAAGGCTTGGGCCAACTCCGTGAAGCTTTTTTATGGAGTTTGGCTTCAACTTGGATAACCACAGGGCGGCTAGTCCCTTCAGAGATGTGGAGAAGGACCGGCAGGACACGACATCGAACGTTGGGGTCGTTCTTTCCATTGTACGCTTCGAAGCTGGGTGGTTTGAACCCTCGGGGGAGCCTTGCTTTCATTATCCCGACCAAGAACAGGTGTTGGCCCGGTCAAAAATACTCCTCGGGGTTAGTCCCTTTGTCCAAGGCCTTCAATTTGTCATTGATTTCCTTGAGCTTACGATCAAGCTCATCTCCCGCGAGTTGGTTCACGCTTGTATCCATGGCTTGGCCATTTTATGCGTCACGACCACCTTCTCTACACCCGTTTCCTTAATTCACCAGCTTTGAGTTTTCTTCCCTTTACGTATCTTGGTGAGATTATAGAGTGCGACTTTGATCAGTTTGGCTGTGTGTTTCCCGGCGTGTTGTGACAGATGGTTCTATGGCGCATACCAAGTTTTCACGAGTCCTGGTTGGTAGGTCTTCAGTCCGAACTATCCCTGGGGAGGTACACTTCTTTAGGTTGGCTGGGATGACCCAGCTTGACTCCAAGTTCTTTGGCCATCCTCACCCCTAGGGTGAATGCATTCTATCTTCTGAACTCGAGCTGGTAGCGTTACACCCGCACctaaaatacaccctaataccCCAGGTCAAATTGGACTCTTATAGACGGGTGATGCCACGATGCTAATGGTTAACACCCGTGACCTTGAACCCTAACAGTCCAGGGGGAGGCTCAGACACAAGGAATTGTGTTCACACCTTGATGGACGGTTGGACCCCACCATGGGTAAAACTGAACCCTAAATCCTATTATGCATATCCCATTTGGAgtcttggaagtgtgggtcaaaaccccacaactttccttatGGTTTCGGCCTATACAGCAgcgacggagtcacgaacggactcaccagATTGGTTCCATTCGTGGATCCGTCCATACTATTTTTGGCCCTTTTGATGTattttcatgtgggacccacgtcctcGTGCTCCGGACATAGTAACTAGGTCCTCGAACaagatggacccccacccttaccttcctAGAGATTGTTGGGCCATGAATATGGGCCCACATGACttaattaaaatgaataatggaTCTTTTAATTAACTTGAGCCAAACCAGCCCTAGAAATAAAATGCTTTTACAGGGCCTCAGGCTAGGCTAAACGTGCCCTAACTAGCTAGACCTAATAAGAGTCTgtgaccttagccaaacaggccttaaggcccaCTTAAACTTAAAGGGGTATACCTAGTATTGGAGGCACcaaggcaaacaagccctaaggcctctttttatctttaaaaGAGAGGGCTCAGCCCAAGATTCTCCCATATCTcctcctccaagccaaaccttggaggagaagaagaaaggaagaagaaggagaagtaaggaagaggaatgggagtggaaggaagaagatggaaggggaGGTAAGAGGGGTCTTGCTACCCTACCTTCTCTCCTCTTGTTGTCCgaacaaggattgaagaaaagaagaaaaagggaagaaggagagaggagaaggtggaTCGTCAAGGTTAGCTTGAGTTGGGCttgagctccactcaccaaggtatgttctatctcttggtacctccctcttctccatctatTCTTGAGTTTGAGTAGGTCTTTTGAGTTTGagctgacctagggttccatttgggactcaaggtggagctcagCCCTTGAATGAGGCTCTATTAATGAAGACTAAGCTCTAATGTAAGCTCCTATCAGCCACTgtgcagccattgttgctgattctctggttttcaaaccccaatccTTATATTGGACCAAAAAGGAGTTAGATCCTTGggtgatcttggatccttgaggtaggactaggttctagtgaccctaggaaggcctatgactcccctccatgaccctgagggccatgtgaactccaggttccaagatggaggaaaaaaccttaagaaatctcaAAAAGAACCCCGATGGAGGCATGAACGGATCTATcatcgtggttccgtccgtaAGTCTGTCCAGTGTATTTTGGTAGCTGGTTCGAGCGGAGCCAAgaacggatttactctgttgccttcGTCCGTGGTTTTGCCCCCTCTCgagaatgtctcagggatcgaacggatgaaAGGACGGATTTATAAAGAGGTTTCGCCCGTAGTTCCGTTCGCTCTCAGGTGTGTCTCAGAgtttgaacggatgcaggaatggATTTAGGTGGAAGTTCTATTCGTGGATCCGCCCCTCATATTTTGACCTATTGgcttgaacggagtcagggacggactcaccctgttgcttctgTCCGTGAGTCCGTCCATGCTATCTTGTTTGAAACccaattttaactttgggggcataacatgggacccctctaatATATCTTTTAACACTTATTCTCAcgttcttaggctacccaactcgatggaaaGAATGTAcactggtgagattcatgtcaaccacaccgGGTGATACCCgggttaggtgagtgggtttttgggtgatttgtttgggcttgaatatctattaaatACCCAGTATCTTGTTATTATATGAATGATAAGCATCTTGTGTATTGCATTATTTATTTGAAATGTGAACTGGTATGAATGCGGTGTGTTAATGGTTTCATTATTTGTATCGGGTCACGGTGCCGGGTATACCGGTACCGGAACACCAGAAATAATTATAAAACTTGTTGACTATCATCCTGtcctgtatgcgccgtgtcgtgctagtacccgggtactagatggaatgggacgttgacgcacccggaatacctctcgggatgataggacttgcatgtagtatatctgtggttaggattcttgttcccttatactatgacccttaccaacagggatttatgtgttggatagtctaagcacaTGTTgcttgtgggggagagaggtcaggtcaggggtagtaatggctatcggggtctgccattgggtggtctgatggcttcgatcgacgtaggctccctcgtgataactgaggtttcattgtgtctcccgagttatcatagtagcatacacttgacttagaattttgtgctaggtgaaaaatgaatctaacatgtgcatACGTCTTGGATTGGTTTCAATTtgtatgtttgtgtgtatgtgcatttccctttgctctctcactagcttgtggagctaaccccattgcgcaacctctttaagttgatatgcaggtaatctcttgatgagctcctatggatgcgaatcaagtggagtcggTGACTTGGACTTGGATGTTGATATACACCCAAGAGTGGTGCCCTTGAGGCGTGATTTAAATCTTTACTTTTGTATTTATCTTTGGTCATGTACGAACTCCATGTATAAACTTATGGAAACTACCGAATGGACATGGGATATAGTAACTGTAATATGTGGTACCATTAGTGAACCGACACCTTGTATTTATTCGATTTGAAAATGATTTACGCTTCCACTGAAtttaatctctttattttggAATGATTTCTCCATTGGTTTACGTACCCTGACATCATTGGGCCTTGATATTGGGTAGGCTGCGGATCGGGACACTATATTCGTGATCCTagtagtattgggatgacacctgtcgtcccagtcaccctatcctttattgggatgggggcgtgacagcttggtatcaaagtgtgatgctctgcaccgatcATAGTCTGGCGTAACCATTTGATTTACTCCCAATAATTAGGTTCTAAATAAAAGCCTCAAGatcataaataagtgtatgcagacataggagaagactgattgtggtccAATTGAGAACCTTAGAAGATAATAGTCAAATTATGGAATTTAGGACTCGAAATGCATATTGTTTGAGTGATAACTATTAGATTGCATCGTTAGACCCCTAAGGGTGTAATATATAAACAATCTCAAGAATAATCCATAATAATCCATAATAATCTATGAAAACCCAAAACTCAAAGAAAATAAGTGTatgaacatatatatatatgtattgagTCAATACCCAACTGCCCAAATGTTCTAACTCCTCCTTTGGAGATAATTACATTTTTCCCGACCCAACAAGAACATACACCATAACCACCACCAAAGCTTTTGAAACTgctgataaaaaaataaaaaaaaaagagagaaaagaaaatagagccAAGTCAAAAGTAAAAAGAGTTCCAAcagatcccaacaaaaaaaaaaaaaaaaaaaaagtcaggaAAAGTTCAAAGTAAagacaacttttgatttttgaaaagaGAAGCGGGGCTAGCTCTCCATGCCATCGCAATCATTGGTCCTCTCGCTGCCACCATAGAAGATGAAAGTGTTGATGTCGTTCAATTCTTTTTCAATCCTCTCGAGGCACCGACCCTGAGAAGAGAACTGCCCCTTAATTTCTTCAAACCCCTCTATCATTCTTAGATTCATCTGCCTGATGGCAAAAAGAACAACATCTGCACCTACATCCCCAGCACTGGAAGCCCCTGCAGTGTGTGGTCTGGATCCCATAAACTCTatatcatcatcgtcatcaatCTCTCGGGCCCCTCTACCCTCCCCATAGTTGACCGGCTCCCCGGAGCTATAATAATCATAATACAAGCCCATCCTCTGCAatgcattaaacccaaaaggcccTTCAGAGCTTATTCCCTTGGGTTCATTGTAGAGGTCTACtccaaaatgaaagaaaacctgGGTGAGCAGTCTACCATAGGGAAAAGTATTCTTGCGGTGAGGGTTGGTCATTGCATGAGCCATATAGTGGATGATAACATAGGGAAGACAAGTCTGCTGGCCTGTGTAGAGGGAGTATGCCAGTGATGCTACCATCAAAGGAGGCTGAGTGCTATGGCCTTTAGAGGGAGCCAAGTTGGTCTTGACAAGGAAGGTAAGAACCCACTGAGAAGAACCAAACCTTGAGAGGTCATCACTAACATCAATCTTGTCATTGGTGAGTGTCCGATACAACTTCTGGCAATCTGTAGGAGACAAGCATCTATTTGGGTCGCTTCCAGGAATATAGTAAACTCTTCCTCTTCTGCAAAGATGCTCAGAAGTATCCCCAATTCTACTTCATTGAAGGCAATGGTTACCCCCTTCACAAATGAGGTTAACCTAATGCCCTCTCCATCCTCATTGAATAACACCAAGTTGGAGTAAAACTCCCTGACCAGTGTGGGATAGtagtgttggataacctagaggggggtgaataggttattaCTAGTgaatttttgtcctttttaaattttattgaatttaaacaagatagaaagagagaaattgcaCAAATGAAGGACATACAAagtttatagtggttcggctaaacttagcctacgtccacttctctcaaccttgagagaattcactagttacttcctttcagtacaataggtgggaagaacacctttacaatatTTTTCTACGGGATATAAGGATCCCAATCTTGTAAGGATAAGAGTATCCGAAATCTTTCAAGGAaaagaggatccttgcaatgcctaagtacagtctaggctaatgcaacaatgctttataaacttaaaagcataaactaattacaaaagagaataaaggtagaattacctaggcaaggagtgtgatgtgtattCCTTGTAAGTGCCGAATGATGCAAATGAAATACTTGCACAATGCAGACCTTCTTTAAGACTTGTTTCTTAGAGTATGTGCAAGTAAAGGTCCTTTTAGCTTTGGAGTCAATCTTGATTGATGTAGATGTAGACAAGTAAACTCCAATGATGAGAGCAATtaatcacttttcacctttctcaaaagttagattttggactgtagtggataggtgaaaaggactgacatgttctctatttataggctcattaatggcctttagaacatgtgcaaaatgtgctctaacggatctattttttaccaatccggtcgacctgaagattgatccggtcgaccggatcatagCCGTTGGAGAAACTAGCCATTAAAAATTAGCCGTTTGAAGGCATAAGTGGCATCCAGTCGATGTTCGATCGatcggatcatcgtcccacttgatccaaTCGACCGGATCATTTCTGGGAACGTACCAGCGAGACTGTTGTGATTCCCGATTGATGCATGTTTCTGACAATTTGATTGAGGGGATTGGTTCGGGACTTTCTCCAATAATTTTTAACGTATTCTAAGGTCATAGGGGGTTCAattataacctcctaaggtccctaaatgatgcatatgcttattcattcattttatgcaaatgcaattacaCGTATGCTTTATGTGTGAGTGCATAAGTATGTGTACACAAGCATCTTGTCTTTCTAGCTTCACGTGAtgttctttaatcttcaaaagCTCTTTTGATATCTTCTTTACTTGACAAGCTTTGACACGTCTTCAAGGTCTTGAACTTCAATGGTTTGTCTTTAAATGTCTTTTACTTTGTGCCTCCTAGTTCTATGACTTATTGGTCTGTTGACATAAAGACACATACAAGACCATGTctatatgtttgttatcatcaaaacacttatggaGATGAGGTTAGAATTCCCCAACAATCtctccctttttgatgatgacaaacatatgatttggtaGCAATATATAACATTCACAGCAATCAAGCAaccaaataaaatgcaatgtAGTAAATCAAGAAAATTAAATCATGTATCATAATTATAAGTCCACATGCAAACAAGTCACAGTCCAAATCATCatatcttctccccctttgtcaacaacaaaaaggtgtagagaaggctccccctACAATATTGAGTCATATGCAGAAAAAATATTGCAACTAATAGTTAAAGGGAAACATCCAAACAGTTTAAAACAGGTCTAGAGTCATAAAAATCTAAATCaaaagcactctccccctagagAAGTGCAGCAGTTAAGAGTCATAATGAAAGTAAAGTAGTTGGTTCAAATATTACAGCTCAAATTGTccttaaaagaaaacataaagaaaaaacACTAATCATCTGTAGGAGGGGTAGAAATGTAAAAATGCTGAGTGATCATTTGAAGCTGA
The sequence above is a segment of the Telopea speciosissima isolate NSW1024214 ecotype Mountain lineage chromosome 7, Tspe_v1, whole genome shotgun sequence genome. Coding sequences within it:
- the LOC122668492 gene encoding uncharacterized protein LOC122668492, producing the protein MKQKKTAANLLVVKQRPDESIWDYITHFNGESLEIKDLDDGMTFNFLHNGVTNHDLVRSLALEPMYSMIELLDRCYQYANMFDIMKAQKAADDKGTEKKRASDKEEKEGENRQKSDQYLNRDCSPDYAPLTTSQTNILMEVHDQGLLQWPRPMFSKPEDRNKKKYYKFHKDVKHDTEDCRQLKWEIEYVI